TAACTGAGAACTATTGTATGTGCGTGGCTCGTTTCTGAGGCATTCTTCTAAAAATATCATGTCATCCTCAAGCCACTTTGGTTTCCCCCCTCGCCCAGGAGATTCCCAAAGCCCTTCTGTGCCCAGTTTTTGCCATTGATGCAAAACTTTTGTGACTGTTTTTTTGTGACAATCAAAGTGATCTGCTATCTTCTCTACATACCAACCATGTGCATTTAGCCTGATTATTTCCGCCCTGTCTTTGACTTTCTGTGGTACATCCTGTTTTCTCAGATTTAGTAAAGTTTGGTCTTGCTCAGGAGTCAGAAATACCCTTAAACGCGCACCCATACACCAACTACCTTGTAGATGCATTATCAGTCTTTACATATCTTAACATAGCTGACTTTTTTGGCACCTACCTACTTATTTCACCAGAAATTGCTTGCGATGCTTTGATAACTGTAGCTAAATCCAAATCTTTGTTTGAGCTAGTGCTGGTTGTCGTCGTAACAGGAGTTGCGGTATCTATGTGTATAGTAGTGCTTCTTTTTTGTGGTGAAGTCGCCAGCAGATGTGGGTATTTAGCTGACAAATCTTTAACTTTGGCTTTTGCTCCCCAGCGCTTGTAGCAATAGTGTGCCTCTTTCATATAAGTAGAGGCAAATTTTGACAAGCCACGCGATTCATAAAATTTGGCTGCTAACTCATAAGCTAATGCTTCTTCTTGGATATATTCGTTTTCAGTTGCGCCAATAATTGCTCTTTCATAGAATTCTTCAGCCTCAAGGATATTACCTAATACTCTGGCTTTCTCTGCTTCTACCAAGTCGTATTTATGCTGAAAATTCATCGGCGCATATTGCGCCCAATTTTGCATCTTCTCTTGGTTGCTTGTCACCTTGAGGAGCAGATGTTCTCGTTCTAAACTGGAAGTGAATGGATATGTTGCTATTTGCGACAGAGAATCGTATAAATAGAATAGAGGAACAGTTATCATTCCTGTCGCGCCTTCTAAATACTGTTCAGTAAAGTTTGCATTTTTTACGGCTTCAGTAAATTCCTCAAACAGATAACAAAGAATTAGTTTGTGAAGATAAAGGAAATGAAGTGCAGTTTTGCCATTAACAGCCAAATAAAGTGGTAGTGATTCTTCTTCGTTGTAGACAACACCAACTAAACGACATGGATTTTCAACTTCTCCAAGCAAGTTAAGGACTACCTGGCGGTGCATTTGGTTTTGACCTAAGTTATTTTCTTGCTCCAGTTGAGCGATTGCATGGCACCACAAGTCCATCTCCCGTTCGAGCTCTGTCAATTCTAGACCACTAAAATATAAGTTAAGGCATTTAATCATTGCAGCATAGCTAGCATATTCAAAATCTCCATTTTCTATGCCACTAGAGTACGCTTCTTGTAAAACTGTAATGGTGTCTATAAGATGATTTTTTCCGTGAATTATGCACAGTGCAATTATCAGGAATATTTTACATTTGATGTCTCTAATATTAAACTTTTCAACTAGACTTAAAGCCAATTGACTAAATTGATCTGCTCCCTCAATATCGTTAGCTACCCCGTTTAAAATCATTCCATAATTAGCATAAGCAAAGGCAGAAAAAGGCGAATTTCCATGTTTGATAGATAAATTCAACTGTTCGCACACAATCAGCGGCAATAATGTAGGTACAGCTTGATAGGCAGGACAAATCATATTCGATAAGATACGCATGGTTGCCAACTTGCCTGCTTCTGTCATGCTAGGCAGCTTTGTTAGCTCCTCTATGCTCCCCCGAGTCAAAGCAGTCTTTGCTTCCTCTAGTTTCTGCTGAACATCCAACGCTGTTGGCAACTCTGGTAAACTTATCCCCATTAGCTCTAACGCTTGTATCCCTATTTTGACAGCTTCGACTAGTTTTGTTTGCACCACACAAGTTGCAATTTTAACCTCATAAGTTTTTAGTCGCTCTAGAGAGGTTTTGGCTTCTTTTAAAACAATCTTTCCCCATCTCTCCATTCCATCAAAGTCCCTGCAAAGGTATGCTGCTTCTGCCGCTTCCTCATGCAAAACTAAGCTGAGATCGTATTGCTGTTGCCAACTATCATCGGTTAGCAACTCTATCCCCCTAATTAAATATTTCAATGCCGCACTATAAGCTGATGCTGCTCTTGCTTTCTTCGCTGCCAGCAAATTTAGTTTGACAATTTGCGAACGTTCTGATTGCTCACTGACAAGTTCAACGCCAATATTTAGATGATCCACTATCTCAAAGACTTGATCTGATAGTGTCGAGTCTGTAGCCTTCTGCAACAAATTGCGACCGATTTGTAAGTGAAGGATTTGTTTTTGATTTTCCTCAATCAGAGCATACGCTGCTTGTTGAATGCGGTCATGCAAGAATTTATAATCCTGAATTAATAGTTGAGCATCTAATTCGGATATGGGTAGGATAACTCCTGCGTGAACTGCTTCAACTAACGCAGGGTAAAGTTCATCTGGTGATTTTTCACAGATAATAGCGAGTATATTTAAACTAAAATTAGCATCAACGCAAGCTGCCAAACTTAAGAGGTTCTGCGTTGATTGTGGCAGTTGCTTGAGCTTACCAATCATCAACTCCACCACATTGTCAGTTATATCTCTGGCATGAATTTGAGCGATATTCCACTGCCAGATGCGACTCGCAAAATCAAAACTCAGCAGATTTTCAGCGTACAGAGTTTTGAGAAACTCATTCACAAAGAAGGGATTCCCATCAGTTTTATTTATGACTAACTCTGCTAAAGGTTGAATCCAAGCGGTATCACTATGTAATGTATCGGCAATTAATTGAGCTACAGCCTCCAACCCCAAAGGCTCTAAAGTAATCTGATTAATTGTTGTTCCCGCTTTTCTCAAATCCTCAAGAGTCATTATTAACCCATGAGTTGAGTTCACTTCCGAGTCTCGATACGCTGCAATGACAAACAAATATTGTGAAGAGCGATCGCTCATCATCAACTCGATTAATTTGAGTGTTGCCGAGTCTACCCACTGCAAATCATCCAGAAAGATAACTAAAGGATGTTCTTTTGCACAAAATACTCGGATAAACTTTTGAAACACTAAATTAAAGCGATTTTGAGCTTCAGTCGCTCCAACTAGAGGGACTGATGCCTGTTTACCAATTATTAGTTCTAAATTAGGAATCACATCAACAATGATTTGCCCATTGGCACCCAAAGCTGCTTGAATTTTTTCCCGCCATTGTTGCAAAGAAGTCTCTGGTTCACTGAGCAATTGCCCAATCAAGGACTCAAAGGCACTCACAATTGCAGAGTAAGGAATATTCCGTC
This region of Nostoc sp. UHCC 0302 genomic DNA includes:
- a CDS encoding serine/threonine-protein kinase PknK, which translates into the protein MPLADFLRLAIQIAEILGKIHSSNVIHKDINPSNIVLNRATGIVKIIDFGIATRFARTNPSFKNPNVLEGTVAYISPEQTGRMNRMLDYRTDFYSLGVTFYELLVGQLPFVATDVLELVHCHIALEPVPPHQVNAEIPKVVSGIIMKLMAKNAEERYQSAWGIKADLEECLHQLEDTGGMEAFQLGSHDIYDKFQIPQKLYGRKTQVETLLTCFERISTGSNSVVDASAKGKPESEMMLITGYSGIGKSALVQEIYKPITQKRGYFITGKFDQFGRNIPYSAIVSAFESLIGQLLSEPETSLQQWREKIQAALGANGQIIVDVIPNLELIIGKQASVPLVGATEAQNRFNLVFQKFIRVFCAKEHPLVIFLDDLQWVDSATLKLIELMMSDRSSQYLFVIAAYRDSEVNSTHGLIMTLEDLRKAGTTINQITLEPLGLEAVAQLIADTLHSDTAWIQPLAELVINKTDGNPFFVNEFLKTLYAENLLSFDFASRIWQWNIAQIHARDITDNVVELMIGKLKQLPQSTQNLLSLAACVDANFSLNILAIICEKSPDELYPALVEAVHAGVILPISELDAQLLIQDYKFLHDRIQQAAYALIEENQKQILHLQIGRNLLQKATDSTLSDQVFEIVDHLNIGVELVSEQSERSQIVKLNLLAAKKARAASAYSAALKYLIRGIELLTDDSWQQQYDLSLVLHEEAAEAAYLCRDFDGMERWGKIVLKEAKTSLERLKTYEVKIATCVVQTKLVEAVKIGIQALELMGISLPELPTALDVQQKLEEAKTALTRGSIEELTKLPSMTEAGKLATMRILSNMICPAYQAVPTLLPLIVCEQLNLSIKHGNSPFSAFAYANYGMILNGVANDIEGADQFSQLALSLVEKFNIRDIKCKIFLIIALCIIHGKNHLIDTITVLQEAYSSGIENGDFEYASYAAMIKCLNLYFSGLELTELEREMDLWCHAIAQLEQENNLGQNQMHRQVVLNLLGEVENPCRLVGVVYNEEESLPLYLAVNGKTALHFLYLHKLILCYLFEEFTEAVKNANFTEQYLEGATGMITVPLFYLYDSLSQIATYPFTSSLEREHLLLKVTSNQEKMQNWAQYAPMNFQHKYDLVEAEKARVLGNILEAEEFYERAIIGATENEYIQEEALAYELAAKFYESRGLSKFASTYMKEAHYCYKRWGAKAKVKDLSAKYPHLLATSPQKRSTTIHIDTATPVTTTTSTSSNKDLDLATVIKASQAISGEISR